A region from the Gavia stellata isolate bGavSte3 chromosome 12, bGavSte3.hap2, whole genome shotgun sequence genome encodes:
- the GRM2 gene encoding metabotropic glutamate receptor 2 isoform X1: MAVPLGAWLWLMHLATCLAAGHGMAGKKEISTDGDLVIGGLFPVHEKGVGSEDCGKINEHRGIQRLEAMLFALDEINKDGSILPGVRLGAHILDTCSKDTYALEQALDFVRASLTRVDGSEHICPDGSYAIHDDVPTAITGVIGGSYSDVSIQVANLLRLFQIPQISYASTSAKLSDKSRYDYFARTVPPDFYQAKAMAEILRFFNWTYVSTVASEGDYGETGIEAFEQEARMRNICIATSEKVGRSMNKKTYDGVVRALLQKPNARVVVLFTRSEDARELLAAAQRANVSFTWVASDGWGALESVVAGSEAVAEGAITIELAAYPIKEFAAYFLNLNPYNNSRNPWFREFWEQKFKCSFHTQDCSRYSLKTGKFEPESKITFVVNAVYAMAHSLHNMHQALCPNATKLCDAMKPVNGKRFYKDFMLNVNFDAPFRPADTKSVVRFDRYGDGIGRYNIFNYHRMDGRYRYQKVGYWAEGLILNTNLIPWAETSIPVSQCSDPCKKNEIKSMQPGDICCWLCIPCQPYEYLLDEFTCMDCGLGYWPNETLNGCYELPQEYIRWKDVWAIGPVTISCLGFISTLFVFGVFMKNNDTPIVKASGRELCYILLTGVLMCYSMTFIFIAKPSTEVCTLRRLGLGTSFAVCYSALLTKTNRIARIFSGVKEGVQRPRFISPTSQVVICMALISCQLIIVIIWLLVETPGTGKETEPDKRYIVTLKCNNRDSNMLISLTYNVLLIVLCTVYAFKTRKCPENFNEAKFIGFTMYTTCIIWLAFLPIFYVTSSDYRVQTTTMCISVSLSGTVVLGCLFTPKLHIILFQPQKNVASHRVGTTRFSVAAAGSSQSHGSASQYVPTVCNGREVVDSTTSSL, encoded by the exons ATGGCAGTCCCCTTGGGCGCCTGGCTGTGGCTGATGCACTTGGCCACCTGCCTGGCCGCCGGGCACGGCATGGCTGGCAAGAAAGAGATCAGCACGGATGGGGACCTGGTGATTGGGGGCCTCTTCCCCGTCCACGAGAAAGGAGTGGGGAGTGAAGACTGCGGCAAGATCAACGAGCACCGGGGCATCCAGCGCCTGGAGGCCATGCTCTTTGCCCTGGACGAGATCAACAAGGATGGGAGCATCCTGCCGGGGGTGAGGCTGGGCGCCCACATCCTCGATACCTGCTCCAAGGACACCTACGCCCTCGAGCAGGCCCTCGACTTCGTCCGCGCCTCCCTCACCAGGGTGGATGGCTCTGAGCACATCTGCCCCGACGGCTCCTACGCCATCCACGATGACGTGCCCACCGCCATCACCGGCGTCATCGGGGGCTCCTACAGCGACGTTTCCATCCAG GTGGCCAACCTGCTGCGGCTCTTCCAGATCCCGCAGATCAGCTATGCCTCTACCAGTGCCAAGCTCAGCGACAAGTCCCGCTATGACTACTTTGCCCGCACCGTCCCACCAGACTTCTACCAAGCCAAAGCCATGGCAGAGATCCTCCGCTTTTTCAACTGGACCTACGTCTCCACCGTGGCCTCGGAGGGCGACTACGGGGAGACAGGGATTGAGGCCTTTGAGCAAGAAGCCCGCATGCGCAACATCTGCATCGCCACCTCAGAAAAGGTGGGGCGCTCCATGAACAAGAAGACCTACGACGGGGTGGTCcgggctctgctgcagaagccaAATGCCAGAGTGGTCGTGCTGTTCACCCGAAGCGAAGATGCCCGGGAGCTGCTGGCGGCTGCCCAGAGAGCCAACGTGTCCTTCACGTGGGTGGCCAGCGATGGGTGGGGAGCCCTGGAGAGCGTGGTGGCCGGGAGCGAAGCAGTTGCGGAGGGAGCGATCACCATCGAGCTGGCAGCCTACCCCATTAAGGAGTTTGCTGCCTACTTCCTTAACCTCAACCCCTACAATAACAGCCGAAATCCCTGGTTTCGGGAGTTTTGGGAGCAGAAGTTCAAGTGCAGCTTCCACACGCAGGACTGTAGCCGGTACTCCCTCAAGACAGGCAAGTTTGAGCCAGAGTCTAAGATCACATTCGTGGTCAATGCAGTCTATGCCATGGCTCACTCTCTCCACAACATGCACCAGGCGCTGTGCCCCAATGCCACCAAGCTCTGCGATGCCATGAAGCCCGTCAATGGCAAGAGGTTCTACAAGGACTTTATGCTCAATGTTAATTTTGATG cTCCGTTCAGGCCAGCAGACACCAAGAGTGTAGTTCGATTTGACCGCTACGGCGACGGGATCGGGCGCTACAACATCTTCAACTATCACCGCATGGATGGGCGGTATCGGTATCAGAAGGTGGGCTACTGGGCTGAGGGGCTCATCCTCAACACCAACCTCATCCCGTGGGCTGAGAcctccatccctgtgtcccAGTGCAGTGACCCCTGCAAGAAGAATGAGATAAAGAGCATGCAGCCTGGAGACATATGCTGCTGGCTTTGCATCCCCTGCCAGCCCTACGAGTACTTGCTGGATGAGTTCACCTGCATGGACTGTGGTCTCGGTTACTGGCCCAACGAGACCCTGAATGGCTGCTACGAGTTGCCCCAAGAGTACATCCGCTGGAAAGACGTCTGGGCCATTGGTCCCGTTACTATTTCTTGCCTGGGTTTTATCTCCACCCTCTTTGTTTTCGGAGTCTTCATGAAGAACAATGACACCCCCATCGTGAAGGCCTCCGGACGGGAGCTCTGCTACATTCTCCTGACTGGGGTCCTCATGTGCTACAGCATGACCTTCATCTTCATTGCGAAGCCTTCCACTGAGGTGTGCACTCTCCGGCGTCTGGGACTGGGCACGTCCTTTGCCGTTTGCTACTCGGCCCTCTTGACCAAGACGAATCGCATCGCCAGGATCTTCAGCGGGGTGAAGGAGGGGGTTCAGCGCCCCCGGTTCATAAGCCCCACATCGCAGGTGGTCATCTGCATGGCCCTCATCTCTTGCCAGCTGATCATCGTCATCATCTGGCTGCTGGTGGAGACCCCTGGCACAGGCAAGGAGACTGAGCCTGACAAGAGGTACATCGTCACCCTCAAGTGCAACAACCGTGACTCCAACATGCTCATTTCACTCACCTACAATGTCCTCTTGATCGTCCTCTGCACGGTCTATGCCTTCAAGACACGGAAATGCCCCGAAAACTTCAATGAGGCCAAGTTCATTGGGTTCACCATGTACACGACCTGCATCATCTGGCTGGCCTTCCTGCCCATCTTCTACGTGACCTCCAGCGACTATCGA GTCCAGACCACCACCATGTGCATCTCAGTGAGCCTCAGCGGCACTGTGGTCCTTGGCTGCCTCTTCACCCCCAAGCTCCACATCATACTCTTCCAGCCCCAGAAGAACGTGGCCAGCCACCGCGTGGGCACCACTCGGTTCAGCGTGGCGGCCGCCGGCTCCAGCCAGTCCCACG GCTCGGCCTCGCAGTACGTGCCCACAGTGTGCAACGGCCGTGAGGTGGTGGACTCCACGACGTCATCCTTGTGA
- the GRM2 gene encoding metabotropic glutamate receptor 2 isoform X2 yields the protein MLFALDEINKDGSILPGVRLGAHILDTCSKDTYALEQALDFVRASLTRVDGSEHICPDGSYAIHDDVPTAITGVIGGSYSDVSIQVANLLRLFQIPQISYASTSAKLSDKSRYDYFARTVPPDFYQAKAMAEILRFFNWTYVSTVASEGDYGETGIEAFEQEARMRNICIATSEKVGRSMNKKTYDGVVRALLQKPNARVVVLFTRSEDARELLAAAQRANVSFTWVASDGWGALESVVAGSEAVAEGAITIELAAYPIKEFAAYFLNLNPYNNSRNPWFREFWEQKFKCSFHTQDCSRYSLKTGKFEPESKITFVVNAVYAMAHSLHNMHQALCPNATKLCDAMKPVNGKRFYKDFMLNVNFDAPFRPADTKSVVRFDRYGDGIGRYNIFNYHRMDGRYRYQKVGYWAEGLILNTNLIPWAETSIPVSQCSDPCKKNEIKSMQPGDICCWLCIPCQPYEYLLDEFTCMDCGLGYWPNETLNGCYELPQEYIRWKDVWAIGPVTISCLGFISTLFVFGVFMKNNDTPIVKASGRELCYILLTGVLMCYSMTFIFIAKPSTEVCTLRRLGLGTSFAVCYSALLTKTNRIARIFSGVKEGVQRPRFISPTSQVVICMALISCQLIIVIIWLLVETPGTGKETEPDKRYIVTLKCNNRDSNMLISLTYNVLLIVLCTVYAFKTRKCPENFNEAKFIGFTMYTTCIIWLAFLPIFYVTSSDYRVQTTTMCISVSLSGTVVLGCLFTPKLHIILFQPQKNVASHRVGTTRFSVAAAGSSQSHGECSASQYVPTVCNGREVVDSTTSSL from the exons ATGCTCTTTGCCCTGGACGAGATCAACAAGGATGGGAGCATCCTGCCGGGGGTGAGGCTGGGCGCCCACATCCTCGATACCTGCTCCAAGGACACCTACGCCCTCGAGCAGGCCCTCGACTTCGTCCGCGCCTCCCTCACCAGGGTGGATGGCTCTGAGCACATCTGCCCCGACGGCTCCTACGCCATCCACGATGACGTGCCCACCGCCATCACCGGCGTCATCGGGGGCTCCTACAGCGACGTTTCCATCCAG GTGGCCAACCTGCTGCGGCTCTTCCAGATCCCGCAGATCAGCTATGCCTCTACCAGTGCCAAGCTCAGCGACAAGTCCCGCTATGACTACTTTGCCCGCACCGTCCCACCAGACTTCTACCAAGCCAAAGCCATGGCAGAGATCCTCCGCTTTTTCAACTGGACCTACGTCTCCACCGTGGCCTCGGAGGGCGACTACGGGGAGACAGGGATTGAGGCCTTTGAGCAAGAAGCCCGCATGCGCAACATCTGCATCGCCACCTCAGAAAAGGTGGGGCGCTCCATGAACAAGAAGACCTACGACGGGGTGGTCcgggctctgctgcagaagccaAATGCCAGAGTGGTCGTGCTGTTCACCCGAAGCGAAGATGCCCGGGAGCTGCTGGCGGCTGCCCAGAGAGCCAACGTGTCCTTCACGTGGGTGGCCAGCGATGGGTGGGGAGCCCTGGAGAGCGTGGTGGCCGGGAGCGAAGCAGTTGCGGAGGGAGCGATCACCATCGAGCTGGCAGCCTACCCCATTAAGGAGTTTGCTGCCTACTTCCTTAACCTCAACCCCTACAATAACAGCCGAAATCCCTGGTTTCGGGAGTTTTGGGAGCAGAAGTTCAAGTGCAGCTTCCACACGCAGGACTGTAGCCGGTACTCCCTCAAGACAGGCAAGTTTGAGCCAGAGTCTAAGATCACATTCGTGGTCAATGCAGTCTATGCCATGGCTCACTCTCTCCACAACATGCACCAGGCGCTGTGCCCCAATGCCACCAAGCTCTGCGATGCCATGAAGCCCGTCAATGGCAAGAGGTTCTACAAGGACTTTATGCTCAATGTTAATTTTGATG cTCCGTTCAGGCCAGCAGACACCAAGAGTGTAGTTCGATTTGACCGCTACGGCGACGGGATCGGGCGCTACAACATCTTCAACTATCACCGCATGGATGGGCGGTATCGGTATCAGAAGGTGGGCTACTGGGCTGAGGGGCTCATCCTCAACACCAACCTCATCCCGTGGGCTGAGAcctccatccctgtgtcccAGTGCAGTGACCCCTGCAAGAAGAATGAGATAAAGAGCATGCAGCCTGGAGACATATGCTGCTGGCTTTGCATCCCCTGCCAGCCCTACGAGTACTTGCTGGATGAGTTCACCTGCATGGACTGTGGTCTCGGTTACTGGCCCAACGAGACCCTGAATGGCTGCTACGAGTTGCCCCAAGAGTACATCCGCTGGAAAGACGTCTGGGCCATTGGTCCCGTTACTATTTCTTGCCTGGGTTTTATCTCCACCCTCTTTGTTTTCGGAGTCTTCATGAAGAACAATGACACCCCCATCGTGAAGGCCTCCGGACGGGAGCTCTGCTACATTCTCCTGACTGGGGTCCTCATGTGCTACAGCATGACCTTCATCTTCATTGCGAAGCCTTCCACTGAGGTGTGCACTCTCCGGCGTCTGGGACTGGGCACGTCCTTTGCCGTTTGCTACTCGGCCCTCTTGACCAAGACGAATCGCATCGCCAGGATCTTCAGCGGGGTGAAGGAGGGGGTTCAGCGCCCCCGGTTCATAAGCCCCACATCGCAGGTGGTCATCTGCATGGCCCTCATCTCTTGCCAGCTGATCATCGTCATCATCTGGCTGCTGGTGGAGACCCCTGGCACAGGCAAGGAGACTGAGCCTGACAAGAGGTACATCGTCACCCTCAAGTGCAACAACCGTGACTCCAACATGCTCATTTCACTCACCTACAATGTCCTCTTGATCGTCCTCTGCACGGTCTATGCCTTCAAGACACGGAAATGCCCCGAAAACTTCAATGAGGCCAAGTTCATTGGGTTCACCATGTACACGACCTGCATCATCTGGCTGGCCTTCCTGCCCATCTTCTACGTGACCTCCAGCGACTATCGA GTCCAGACCACCACCATGTGCATCTCAGTGAGCCTCAGCGGCACTGTGGTCCTTGGCTGCCTCTTCACCCCCAAGCTCCACATCATACTCTTCCAGCCCCAGAAGAACGTGGCCAGCCACCGCGTGGGCACCACTCGGTTCAGCGTGGCGGCCGCCGGCTCCAGCCAGTCCCACGGTGAGT GCTCGGCCTCGCAGTACGTGCCCACAGTGTGCAACGGCCGTGAGGTGGTGGACTCCACGACGTCATCCTTGTGA